The following DNA comes from Leishmania mexicana MHOM/GT/2001/U1103 complete genome, chromosome 8.
CAACCAGATATACATGCATATCCCATGGCGCATTCCTGGCACAGCCATGTGCACGTACCTGTGCGTCGCCGGTCCATCTTTATTTTCCATAAATCACGACAGTTTCGTTATAGTTGCTTGGgctgggagagagaggaagggaggcgcCTGCCCTGCcccgctcgctctcgctctccagACTGCCCCTTGTCGCTTTCAGCAGTGCGTTACCACCAGGCAtgcaccagcggcaccccTATTAACCAGCCAGCCCACTCGACACCCTCCCACGGTGCCGACGGAACGGCCGAACGGCACTGAGCACGACCATGGCATCGAGATGTGATGAGGACGGCATGGCTACATATGCGCTCGTGTCTCCTCCAGCAAGCCAGAGAAGACGAGGACGTGTGAGCTGAGGGGGAGCGCAGCAGAGGGAGTCGATCGGCGAAGGGCGCAGCGATACATGCGCCGCACCGTGCACGCAACAACTGAGACAGTACTGCGAACCCCTGCCGCCTGccaaccccctcctcttcccttcccaGAGTCTCCCTTGAAAGTGACGAAGGCGTCGGCCCTCTTGCACACCTCACCGCCTCTGTGAACGCTGGCGCATGCACAGCTCGCAGGTGCACAAGAAGCGGTACTGCTCCAGGAGGTGTCTCGAGCGCGTCTGCAGGTCGTCACCAAGGCTGCCGAGATCCACGTAAGAGATCGTGATTTCTtcgccagcggcgatggGGCGAGTCGCTTCGATCCCGATCCAGCCggccagcgacggcgagtACGATGTGGAGTACGGCGACTCCGAGGAAGTCGCAACAGCCCGGAAGGCGGCAATGCGCTCGCTGGCCTTTCGACGAGCCGCTTCCTGCGTGCGCTCCTCGGGCAGTGCGGCGTGTGAAGCACCAGTGCGCGCTGCCagtgcggccgccgccgccatggcgTCCGCCGAGTCGTGCAGCATGATGACAGCCGCATTAGGCACGCAGCTGTGGTTCAGCATGCACACCGTCTGGTGCAGCGACCACCCCGTTGTCTCCTCCGTGTTGTACGGGAAGCCGATACTGTTGCAGCGGGTGCGCAGGAGAGTGTCGCGCAGGTCTGTCCAAGAAATGGGGTAGCGTGGAGGAAAAGGAACCACAGCTgcactgccgcggcagcggacgCCATCACTGTTGCCACCACGGTGAATACCACCGGAGGCGTGCGCGCCAGCCTGATTCGAAAGAGGATCACCACCCCCCGTGTGCTTGGCTgatgctgcggtggcgagggTGGATTTCGGCTCCTTCCCAAACGTCGCCACAACGCGGTCACGCGCGAAAACTTCACACAGCTGCATCGACTCCTTCGACTGCACGCTCGCGTTCGTGTCGAGTGTCGCCAGTGCACGCATCATGGCCGTGTCGCCGAGgtacgcacgcgcgccgtaGTCGAGGCAGAAGCGTAGAAAATCAGTATCGTTGCCCGGTGCGCGGatggaggcggggagggaggtgtaCCACGCGCACGATatcgcgtgtgcgcggaggagggggtgaagGTGGAGTCGCTCATCCACGACACTGCTGCCTCTTTTACCCTctccgcgtcgctgcagcagggggCCGGTCGTTTGGACCGCGTCCGTGCCGGCGGAACTCGTCACATCCACGCCgctgtccagcagcagctgagccACGCACGGTGCGCAGAGCACGAACTGGTCGCAGTTGGGGCAGCAGTAGGGGCGCAccgggacggcggcggctgcggtggtcgaggaggacgatgaTGACGGCGAAGACGACGCGCCAATGGGGGGTCGGGAAAGTGTggcatgctgctgctgatgtgggtggtggtggtgatgtgtCTTCTGCGGCTCCCCGCACGCGCGAACGTCGGCGACGAGACACCGGGCGCAGATGTGGCGTGCAAAAGGCGAGTACAACACTGCCATGTCCGGCGAAGCGGCGAAGATCGCGTTTCCGGGCTTCAGCTCCATCGTCGCCACAACTCGGCGACCCTTGCGCTTCGCATCCGGGTGCATCTCCTGCACCGCCATGCGCGGGGCGGCGCCGATGGAGACCTGTGTCGGGTGTACGTAGCTGCTCATTGGGACGACAGAGCGCACAACGCTATAAAATGAGAAGAACTGAGAAATGgagagtgcgtgtgcgtgtgcgtcctTTCAGTGCCCCTTCGTCTGCGCCGTGTCGATTCTCAGAATGACAAGACGTGCTGGCTTGTGCGCACCTCTGCAGGAAGTGGGGGAGCGAAGTGGGCAGCAGTTGAAAAGATGTCGATGGCATGAGGGAGCCAGTAAAAGGGAGGGCAGGGCAGGAGGAGCACCGCGAGCagcgtggtggtgcgcctTTGGACCGAACGTGAGAGTTTCGTGAACCAGTGACGTGGCCACCAGCGCGGAGGATGCAGCGGGGAGCGAGTCAAAGACGGAGAAGatggcagcgagagagggttAGGTCCAACATGAAGCATGCGACGCACACAAAACTCAGTGATgccgccgtcccccccctcctcctccccattTTCATCTTCCATCCTCACGACGTCGTCCTGCCGCCTCCGGCGCGAGCCGGTTGAGAGGGGGTTGACTCACTCATTGCttcgctgcgtgcgtgtgtgcgtgtgcgttgttGCCGTCGTCTGCCCGCCTGTCTGCTTGAGTGGTTGCACTGGCCTTTGGCATGGCACCCACGATGAACGAGTCCGAACAACAGGAGCCAAGCGAAAGGTAGACAACACAACCGAGTACGCCACAGTTCACAGCCAACACATGCGCCttccacccacacacccttcGGGAGCGGAGGGGAAGGTGGGCGGAGAAGATCCTtcgcgcgcgctcctcttTCTTCGCTTATCCCCGCCGCTACAGGCCGCGCTGTGACGGATGCACTAGAGCAACACCACGCCCACAACGGAAGAACACGCCGCACACATCACCAAACCCTAAacaaacgcacacacacacagagaagacCGTTAAAACAAAAccatgcacacgcgtgtAGCGGAGAAAACTTTTCCTTTTCAGCACGGCCACTCTCCACCAGGGAGCACGAGCCCGACGCCACTCCGCCCACCGGCCGGCCACGCGCCCCATCGCCtggtgcaccccccccctcacctcgGGGTGCCTCGGGCCCCGCCCACTACCAACTCACCAGTGCGCAGTGTGAGGGCCAGGTCGGACACGCGCGGGTCACGTGGACACCCTGCCCATCATATGGATGATACAGGCATGCCCACagccgcaggtcgctccatcacagcgccatccagggcctcgccgctggcgtcagcagcgacacatcgCTCTCACCTCGCCACGTCGTAGGTGGatggccctgtcaccaccagaagcaGTTCGGCACTCGGCAGGGGATATAGgagggctgcttggcttcccccctcatcacccaccaccaccaccacacacatgcagggagagtgggggtggggtgcacgGTACCCTGTTGATACCacgcagggagggggagggggatgccCGGGCGGTCATCACGGGGTGccgcaacacacacaaaagggaCGACAAGAACAGAAAATAACGCGGCACCGCTCAACATCACCGCACCACGACGACAACGCGCACGAAGGACGCGAGCGCGCCGGCGCTCTATAAAGATGGGGTACATGCACCTATGTGCATGTACAGCCGCGCACAGGAACAGCACAGCGTGACCCAAGACaacgaagaggaagggggaggtcAAAACACCGAGTAACAGCAGTGGCACGCGTGTATGCACcacacagccgcaccgccgagCACGGCAGCACAGGGTGTGgctttcttcctctctcttttagaatgccccgcccccctccttgCGGTGTCGCACTCGCTCCTGAACAATCTATGGTGTGCCGCATCACAGCGGCAAAGGACTTTCATCTtcgcctcgccctctctATGCCTATGTAACCACAATACGGACTTTACGGGTCGCGGTTTTCCGGCTTGGCGTAGGGCATCCCGAGTACGTCGAACACATCCTGCTCCGACCGCACCTCAACACGCTTGTCCTCCAGCTCGTCCTTCGGGACGCCGAGCTCCTCGCCAGCATTCTTACCGCGAATGCCGATGCGCTCGTACAGCTCGCGCGCCTCTTCCGGTGTGCCCAGCTTGAAGAGGCCGTATTCGTTCAGTAAGTAGCCCTTGCTGATGGCGGCCTGGCGCATAATGACGTTGAAGTTCTTGCTGCCAGTGAAGGTGAGCATCGCCGTCGGCACGCTCTTTGTCTCTATAAGACGGATATCCACGCGGCGCGCCTTGTATACCTTCGTGTTCTCGCGACCAGCCTTGTCGCGGACAATGCGGGGCGGCAGCCGACCCATCCCCATGTACTTGAGGGGCCCCTGCGCCATGGTCGCCTCCAGGTACTTGATGCCCTCGAGGAACTCGACAAAGTGTCCTAGTACACCGGTAGCGGCGACCGGCTCGCTCAGTGGCGGCGCGTCGAGGGTGCGTGATAGGATCGCGTCCACATCGCCACTGAaggggtggcgacggcggtagCTACCACAGATCAGAATCGAGAAGTCCTTGCCGAGCACCTCCATGCACTTCTCGCGCAGGTAATTCTCATGCAGCACGCTCTCCTGCATCGGAATCTTTTCGTTGATGTCGTAGAAGTACTTGATGCCGACACGTTGCTGGTCCGTCAACGACGGGATGCTGTCAgccttctgcagcagctcatccacGGTGAAGATGCCCTCGCGGTCgaagagcgccgcggcggcgcgagggCCAAAGCCGTGCACCTGTGTTAGCTCCTGGATGGCTTTCAGCTTCGGCTTCGTCTTgctctccagctcctcgagcTTCCCAGTGGCCATgatctcctccgccttcttcagcagcttcgcgcCGAAGCCGGAGAACGCCTTCAGGTCCTGCGGGGTGTTGAGGGGCTTGTCGAGGTTCGTCTTGAGACTCTCAATACTGCGGTGGTAGCTGCTTACCTTGTATTTCTCGCCCAGAGCGTTGTTCAAGTCCGCCATCTCCTGGAAGATGCGGATGATGTTCTCGCGATGATCGCGACGCAGGAACGTCCGGCGGAGCATTGTCCGTCTGCTGGCAAGGAGGAGCGTGAGAAGGAACGGAGGGAGGCAAAGACGCACTCGCACAGCCCGTGGCGAGACGCGTCCGATCCGTTATAAAGAGTAAGAGCCCGTATCACCGAGGGCCGTGTATGTCCGCGAGCGCgtatgggtgcgtgtgcgtgcctctctctctctctctctctatatatatatatacggACGTGTGTCGGTATCTAGAGCTCGATG
Coding sequences within:
- a CDS encoding mitochondrial DNA polymerase beta; the protein is MLRRTFLRRDHRENIIRIFQEMADLNNALGEKYKVSSYHRSIESLKTNLDKPLNTPQDLKAFSGFGAKLLKKAEEIMATGKLEELESKTKPKLKAIQELTQVHGFGPRAAAALFDREGIFTVDELLQKADSIPSLTDQQRVGIKYFYDINEKIPMQESVLHENYLREKCMEVLGKDFSILICGSYRRRHPFSGDVDAILSRTLDAPPLSEPVAATGVLGHFVEFLEGIKYLEATMAQGPLKYMGMGRLPPRIVRDKAGRENTKVYKARRVDIRLIETKSVPTAMLTFTGSKNFNVIMRQAAISKGYLLNEYGLFKLGTPEEARELYERIGIRGKNAGEELGVPKDELEDKRVEVRSEQDVFDVLGMPYAKPENRDP